The following are encoded in a window of Podospora pseudoanserina strain CBS 124.78 chromosome 6, whole genome shotgun sequence genomic DNA:
- the SNZ1 gene encoding Pyridoxal 5'-phosphate synthase subunit snz1 (COG:H; BUSCO:EOG09263MIB; EggNog:ENOG503NVDT) codes for MATNLTNGISSISDDFTVKAGLAQMLKGGVIMDVTNVEQARIAEEAGAVAVMALERIPSDIRKVGGVARMSNPEMIKEIQAAVTIPVMAKARIGHIVECQILEALGIDYVDESEVLTPADDQYHVQKTDFKVPFVCGCRNLGEALRRIKEGAAFIRTKGEAGTGDVVEAVKHIRTVNAEIAKAKAALASEGELGIAKLAREIGADPILLKQTAELGRLPVVNFAAGGVATPADAALMMQLGCDGVFVGSGIFKDALDAEHATKRARAIVKAVANWTDKKALIEASIEHGTAMKGISNAGLKEDEKLAGRGW; via the coding sequence ATggccaccaacctcaccaacggcatctcctccatcagcgATGACTTCACCGTCAAAGCCGGCCTCGCCCAGATGCTCAAGGGCGGCGTCATCATGGACGTCACCAACGTCGAGCAAGCCCGCatcgccgaggaggccggcGCCGTCGCCGTCATGGCCCTCGAGCGCATCCCCTCCGACATCCGCAAGGTCGGCGGTGTCGCCCGCATGTCCAACCCggagatgatcaaggagatCCAGGCCGCCGTCACCATCCCCGTCATGGCCAAGGCCCGCATCGGCCACATTGTTGAGTGCCAGATCCTTGAGGCCCTCGGAATCGACTACGTCGACGAGAGCGAGGTCCTCACCCCTGCTGATGACCAGTACCACGTTCAAAAGACCGACTTCAAGGTCCCCTTTGTGTGCGGGTGCAGAAACTTGGGCGAGGCGCTGAGGAGAATCAAGGAGGGCGCGGCGTTCATCCGCACCAAGGGCGAGGCTGGCAccggtgatgttgtcgaggCTGTGAAGCACATCCGGACGGTGAACGCTGAGATTGCCAAGGCGAAGGCTGCTCTTGCTTccgagggggagttgggtaTCGCCaagttggcgagggagattgGTGCTGATCCTATTCTGCTGAAGCAGACTGCTGAGTTGGGCAGACTGCCGGTTGTCAACTTtgccgctggtggtgtggctACCCCGGCTGATGCTGCACTCATGATGCAGCTTGGCTGCGATGGTGTGTTTGTTGGCAGTGGTATCTTCAAGGATGCGCTGGATGCCGAGCATGCTACCAAGCGCGCAAGGGCTATCGTCAAGGCTGTTGCCAACTGGACAGACAAGAAGGCGCTCATCGAGGCCAGCATTGAACACGGGACTGCCATGAAGGGTATTAGCAACGCTGGGCTtaaggaggatgagaagctTGCTGGCAGAGGCTGGTAA
- a CDS encoding hypothetical protein (EggNog:ENOG503PDRM) encodes MGPSLEDAERALIALYGPKEDWPHDSRGPEITASVWVAFSFAAIFVALRFWTRIKIVRSLGAADWLVLAALLVAAAMSAVMTVEVGYGMGKHVYDVEPKENFLKMLKTWYFSLLFYCVSLGLSKISICVIYVTIFTYDWAKKCSWAMLIFVAVHNVWALGTTLTFCIPLQSLWDPRVKASYCHSESIWWVNTSLGVFTDFLIFLLPIPMIMPLKLPRRQKIAVTAVFAIGFFICIVSVIRLSIIVWLKSNPHVDYTYVNALSSHWTSLEIHISILVACAMTLKPLITRLFPNLLEPPSGESTGLPSGGGAGSNGGAQLTIGSKPLRNQPAPARPGAGGDWLEAVAEEGPTVRNNDNNNKNNNNNKENNVTEDVALRDIDVEAQSYQYHRPRQSNAASTKGERENKELGSDTHLARGSIVEELPEFLRPGSRPYAKGDAASVSTQASLLGPEVTARSIG; translated from the exons ATGGGCCCCAGTCTAGAAGATGCAGAGCGTGCACTCATTGCCCTGTACGGGCCCAAGGAAGATTGGCCGCATGATTCCAGAGGGCCTGAGATAACGGCTTCGGTCTGGGTCGCTTTTAGCTTCGCCGCCATATTTGTCGCCTTGAGATTCTGGACTCGCATCAAGATTGTCCGGAGTCTTGGTGCCGCAGATTGGCTGGTCCTTGCAGCACTT CTCGTAGCTGCAGCCATGTCGGCCGTGATGACAGTGGAAGTTGGCTATGGAATGGGGAAACACGTATATGATGTTGAGCCGAAAGAAAACTTTCTCAAGATGCTCAAG ACATGGTATTTTTCCCTGCTCTTCTACTGCGTCTCCTTGGGACTCAGCAAGATTTCGATTTGCGTGATATACGTGACTATCTTCACGTATGACTGGGCGAAGAAATGTTCGTGGGCGATGCTCATCTTCGTCGCTGTGCATAATGTGTGGGCACTCGGCACCACGCTCACCTTTTGCATTCCACTCCAGTCTCTGTGGGATCCCAGAGTCAAGGCCAGCTACTGTCATTCCGAGTCTATTTGGTGGGTTAACACCAG TTTGGGCGTCTTTACAGACTTTCTGATCTTTCTCCTCCCGATCCCGATGATCATGCCACTGAaacttcctcgacgacaaaAAATCGCCGTCACCGCCGTCTTTGCGATTGGCTTTTT CATCTGCATCGTCTCCGTCATCCGCCTCAGCATCATCGTTTGGTTGAAAAGCAACCCGCACGTAGATTACACCTACGTCAACGCCTTGTCAAGTCACTGGACGTCACTCGAGATCCACATATCCATCCTTGTCGCCTGCGCCATGACACTCAAACCTCTCATCACGCGCCTCTTTCCCAATTTACTCGAGCCTCCATCAGGGGAGAGCACAGGACTGCCGAGCGGTGGGGGGGCAGGCAGCAACGGAGGAGCACAGCTGACGATCGGGTCGAAGCCATTGCGGAATCAGCCGGCGCCGGCACGGCCTGGGGCCGGCGGGGACTGGTTGGAGGCTGTCGCCGAGGAGGGGCCGACGGTGAGAAACAAcgataacaacaacaaaaacaacaacaacaacaaagaaaaTAATGTAACAGAGGACGTTGCCCTCAGGGATATCGATGTCGAGGCGCAGTCATATCAGTACCATCGGCCGAGGCAATCGAACGCCGCCTCCACgaagggggagagagagaacaaGGAGCTGGGATCCGACACTCATTTGGCACGAGGCAGTATTGTGGAGGAACTGCCCGAATTTTTGAGGCCAGGGAGCAGGCCGTATGCGAAGGGGGATGCGGCGTCGGTTAGTACGCAGGCTTCTTTATTAGGTCCGGAGGTTACGGCGAGGTCGATTGGATAA
- a CDS encoding hypothetical protein (EggNog:ENOG503NYD2; COG:K) encodes MSATPFDEDDDPIMAEYNLFVKPPLPENRKLVLLQFFNKTATDPSTLRIPHIVGMRHKPESGFYEVDLPMDINTAYDRNKGVEMGTALTKSLEAKKGGTHGLAGGFSSVGPAATAASRGRRMAPGEEEPPRMNFEEAARKNMVLKTQTLSGHRIANENVPHSYVGVFKGNNIHLTPFSDTVNLRPFQPHLDAVTEQERLNRPNPNAPQDAAPGARAPGRAIQMSLKSAMDGVATDTMADRTHKVQLEKWQHLDYMPDDTNGAWQAYRENLLLVPEQDLEGVNKEGTKEDAKGKTKEVADERDKICAMPDLVDKVAHLRTDWDEEKYIKIITEKW; translated from the exons ATGTCCGCCACACCCTtcgacgaagatgacgaccCAATCATGGCCGAGTACAACCTCTTCGTCAagcccccccttcccgaaAACCGCaagctcgtcctcctccagttcttcaacaagaccgccaccgacccctccaccctccgcATCCCCCACATCGTCGGAATGCGCCACAAGCCCGAGTCCGGTTTCTACGAGGTAGACCTCCCAATGGACATCAACACGGCCTACGATCGCAACAAAGGCGTAGAGATGGGCACCGCCCTCACCAAGTCTCTCGAGGCGAAAAAGGGCGGCACGCACGGTTTGGCGGGTGGATTCAGCTCCGTAGGTCCCGCCgcgacagcagcaagcagagGTCGGCGGATGGCccctggtgaggaggaaccGCCACGGATGAACTTCGAGGAGGCCGCGAGGAAGAACATGGTGCTCAAGACGCAGACGCTGAGCGGGCATCGCATTGCGAACGAAAACGTACCTCACAGTTATGTTGGTGTCTTCAAGGGCA atAACATCCACCTAACCCCCTTCAGCGACACCGTCAACCTCCGCCCCTTCCAACCGCACCTTGACGCCGTCACCGAGCAAGAACGCCTCAACCGTCCCAACCCAAACGCACCCCAAGACGCCGCCCCCGGCGCCCGCGCCCCAGGCCGCGCAATCCAAATGTCTCTCAAGTCAGCCATGGACGGCGTGGCGACTGACACTATGGCTGACCGGACGCACAAGGTCCAGCTGGAAAAGTGGCAGCACTTGGATTACATGCCCGACGACACGAACGGTGCCTGGCAGGCCTACAGGGAGAACCTCTTGTTGGTTCCAGAACAGGATTTGGAAGGGGTCAACAAGGAGGGGACGAAGGAGGATGCAAAGGGCAAGACGAAGGAGGTGGCCGATGAGAGGGATAAGATCTGTGCCATGCCCGATCTTGTCGACAAGGTTGCGCATTTGAGGACAGattgggatgaggagaagtATATCAAGATTATAACGGAAAAGTGGTAG
- the PAT1 gene encoding DNA topoisomerase 2-associated protein pat1 (EggNog:ENOG503NVWW; COG:S; BUSCO:EOG09260S3L), which yields MSFFGFNNGHNTAATGFSQAHNPFQGLSGRDDDGDALEFEDTYDGLGDQLEETKDAYNDDTFGDTSDIAAAPVGKDFDFFSQTAKVQNAIEEEHYLFNRQQPPARSAQPAQPVQQMSYGQPSLQSAASYGYTSQGHYRTGYEKYSNDKYNNNEPVPELQVDASLWGVAPKKPAQPAPQVSQQAAQSSSAPSRKILSLEEVEAQMRAQAQAKAAQATPSPAPHAQGPSQIPYDPAIQFAQPAQQQFVPPVDHTRQALPIHVLQRPQSTQAPSPQPPVQPAAHQRQPSSTSVQPTQILQNPNRLSGDAARMGMQQHPTPPVSGPSAPPTQPAHRQQGSFGRQPNIITHPSQVSQLTEEQRAAYMEQEAKRAKRNHKIYLMSRDNGVMTPQDKSFVTRIQLQQLVAATGNPNEHGSDESLAEDFYYQVHSSLQGGQRQHPNQPLNNFAQTYLFQTGNRSGHMRRHRGPENHMQRMEQQVQRAVEAAKNKPKNKQLVIEGSLGKISFSNAKTPKPLLNIKRTESTDDANRPSSAHKVVSAGDRKSDLRTIERIYTILMKMEDHDRVLPPPPTSDTDAEGHQRGMRWSNEAQALNQDLWSALRVYDEPQPGHPHPFVALLSYNKGMKAMNRIFRHLSQEQRTTILTLVIVNLDKLDVVVNAQVTSAAVQLTAAMRENIHIFSNAVMNTLFNFLNELDLDIVAGLLSILSKQRLDIIAKSRIGASMITMILSRAEIIKVNVGNTHPSWQAWDMCHTDFFDRLEPTLPYMFPGSVNTADDIYVWQLLAALGIGASPEQQQRLVLAVKDRVMDTVALSKTLPADMGAQRLQNVNLFMRSIGLDVELLQ from the exons ATGTCGTTCTTTGGATTCAATAACGGCCATAACACGGCGGCCACTGGCTTTTCACAGGCCCACAATCCCTTCCAAGGCCTTTCTGGCCGAGACGACGATGGCGATGCTTTGGAGTTTGAAGACACCTATGACGGGCTTGGAGATCAGCTCGAAGAAACAAAGGACGCCTACAACGATGATACTTTTGGGGATACTAGCGACATAGCTGCCGCGCCTGTTGGCAAGGATTTTGATTTCTTCTCGCAAACTGCCAAGGTTCAGAATGCCATCGAGGAGGAACATTATCTTTTCAACCGTCAGCAACCGCCGGCCCGGTCCGCCCAGCCTGCCCAGCCTGTCCAGCAGATGTCTTACGGTCAGCCGTCTCTTCAAAGCGCAGCCTCGTACGGCTATACATCTCAGGGCCACTATCGCACCGGCTACGAGAAGTATTCAAATGACAagtacaacaacaacgagcCGGTTCCCGAATTGCAGGTCGATGCCTCTCTCTGGGGTGTGGCGCCGAAGAAGCCGGCACAGCCTGCCCCTCAGGTCTCCCAGCAGGCTGCCCAGTCGAGTTCCGCGCCCAGTCGCAAGATTCTAAGCTTGGAGGAAGTCGAGGCTCAAATGAGAGCTCAGGCccaggccaaggctgcccaAGCTACGCCATCTCCGGCTCCTCATGCTCAAGGCCCTTCGCAAATCCCTTATGACCCGGCCATTCAATTTGCTCAACCGGCTCAGCAACAATTTGTTCCCCCGGTTGATCATACCAGACAAGCTCTCCCGATTCACGTACTGCAAAGACCTCAGTCCACCCAAGCGCCTTCGCCCCAGCCCCCGGTCCAACCTGCTGCTCATCAACGGCAACCGTCATCGACTTCTGTTCAGCCAACTCAAATCTTGCAGAATCCGAATCGTCTATCTGGAGATGCCGCTAGAATGGGGATGCAGCAGCATCCCACGCCTCCGGTATCAGGGCCTTCTGCCCCCCCAACTCAACCCGCCCATAGACAGCAGGGTTCTTTCGGGAGACAGCCCAACATCATAACGCATCCATCCCAGGTGTCCCAACTTACCGAAGAGCAAAGGGCCGCCTACATGGAACAGGAGGCTAAGCGTGCTAAACGGAACCACAAGATCTACCTGATGTCTCGTGACAACGGTGTCATGACACCCCAGGACAAAAGCTTCGTCACACGCATTCAGCTTCAGCAGCTTGTTGCCGCCACTGGCAATCCGAACGAGCACGGGAGTGATGAGTCGCTTGCCGAAGATTTTTACTATCAAGTTCATAGCTCGCTTCAGGGCGGTCAAAGGCAACACCCCAACCAGCCGCTCAACAACTTTGCACAGACCTATCTTTTCCAGACTGGCAACAGGTCGGGTCACATGCGTCGCCACCGAGGCCCTGAGAATCATATGCAGCGTATGGAACAGCAGGTCCAGCGAGCTGTTGAAGctgccaagaacaagcccaAGAACAAGCAACTCGTCATCGAGGGAAGTCTGGGCAAAATTTCATTCAGCAACGCCAAGACACCCAAGCCGCTGCTTAACATCAAGCGCACAGAGAGCACCGATGATGCCAACCGTCCTAGCAGTGCGCACAAGGTCGTCAGTGCCGGCGATCGTAAGAGTGATCTGCGCACCATTGAACGCATCTATACCATACTCATGAAGATGGAAGATCACGACCGCGTCCTGCCACCTCCCCCTACAAGCGACACCGACGCTGAAGGTCACCAGCGGGGCATGCGTTGGAGCAACGAAGCCCAAGCCCTGAACCAGGATCTGTGGTCCGCGCTGAGAGTCTACGATGAACCTCAACCGGGACACCCCCATCCTTTTGTTGCGCTTCTGTCATATAACAAGGGTATGAAGGCTATGAACAGGATCTTCCGCCATCTCAGCCAGGAGCAGCGCACCACCATTCTCACCTTGGTTATCGTCAATCTTGACAagcttgatgttgttgtcaaCGCCCAGGTGACGTCCGCCGCGGTCCAGCTGACAGCTGCAATGCGCGAGAATATTCACATTTTCTCCAACGCCGTCATGAATACgctcttcaacttcttgaaCGAGCTCGATCTTGACATCGTTGCCGGTCTGTTGTCTATTCTTTCCAAGCAACGATTGGACATTATTGCAAAGAGTCGCATCGGAGCTTCGATGATCACCATGATCCTGAGCCGCGCCGAAATTATTAAGGTTAATGTTGGAaacacccatccatcctGGCAGGCTTG GGACATGTGTCACACTGACTTTTTCGATCGTCTCGAACCTACGCTTCCCTATATGTTTCCTGGCTCTGTGAACACCGCCGATGACATTTACGTATGGCAACTGCTCGCGGCGCTTGGCATAGGAGCTAGCcccgagcagcagcagaggctTGTACTTGCTGTCAAGGACCGCGTCATGGATACGGTCGCTTTGTCAAAGACACTCCCCGCAGACATGGGCGCCCAGCGTCTCCAGAATGTGAACCTCTTCATGCGCAGCATTGGGTTGGATGTCGAGCTGCTACAGTAA
- the KRE2 gene encoding alpha 1,2-mannosyltransferase 2.4.1 (CAZy:GT15; EggNog:ENOG503NUKP; COG:G) — protein sequence MAAGSARYVRYILIAFFVLAVFYFISDSSNAISQNIPIPHGNKGTDDHAHKDAVLNNQPNSHDAAGDTHNTKNKPAIPKVGANIDPAEYPLAMTPNDPGFHDLSGIKGGPRVNATFVTLARNSDVWEIAKSIRQVEDRFNRRYNYDWVFLNDQPFDDTFKKVTTSLCSGKTHYGLIGEEHWGFPDFIDQEKAKKVREDMKERKIIYGDSVSYRHMCRFESGFFFRQPLMMNYEYYWRVEPSVELFCDIHYDPFRFMHENGKKYSFVLSLYEYIETIPTLWDSVTKFMKNHPEHIAEDNSMGFLSDDGGKTYNKCHFWSNFEIGSLSWLRSKAYIDYFESLDRDGGFFYERWGDAPVHSIAAALMLPKDQIHFFNDIAYYHVPFTHCPTGEKLRTDLKCHCDPKNNFDWKGYSCTSRYFEVNGLEKPEGWQDQTD from the exons ATGGCGGCCGGCAGCGCTCGCTATGTGCGCTACATCCTAATTGCCTTTTTC GTATTGGCAGTTTTCTACTTTATATCGGATTCTAGCAATGCGATTTCCCAAAATATTCCTATCCCCCATGGCAACAAGGGCACCGATGACCACGCCCACAAGGATGCCGTTTTAaacaaccagcccaacagccatgatgctgctggtgatacccacaacaccaagaacaagcccGCGATCCCCAAGGTTGGCGCTAACATCGATCCCGCCGAGTACCCGCTGGCCATGACCCCAAATGACCCCGGATTCCACGATCTGTCCGGCATCAAGGGAGGACCCCGCGTTAACGCAACCTTCGTTACCCTGGCACGCAACTCTGACGTCTGGGAGATCGCCAAGTCCATTCGTCAAGTTGAGGACCGTTTCAACCGGAGATACAACTACGACTGGGTGTTCTTGAATGACCAGCCCTTCGACGACACTTTCAAGAAGGTCACAACATCCCTTTGCTCGGGCAAGACGCACTATGGTCTCATTGGCGAGGAACACTGGGGTTTCCCTGATTTCATCGAccaggagaaggccaagaaggttCGCGAGGATATGAAAGAGCGCAAGATCATTTACGGCGACAGCGTCAGCTACCGCCACATGTGCCGCTTCGAgtctggcttcttcttccgccAGCCCTTGATGATGAACTACGAATACTACTGGCGTGTCGAGCCCTCGGTCGAGCTGTTCTGCGACATCCACTACGATCCCTTCCGCTTCATGCACGAGAATGGAAAGAAGTACAGTTTCGTGCTCAGCTTGTACGAGTACATTGAGACCATCCCCACCCTGTGGGACAGTGTCACCAAGTTTATGAAGAATCACCCCGAGCACATTGCTGAGGACAACTCCATGGGTTTCCTGAGTGATGACGGTGGCAAGACGTACAACAAGTGCCACTTC TGGTCAAACTTTGAGATTGGTAGCTTGAGCTGGCTCCGCTCCAAGGCCTACATTGACTACTTTGAGTCTCTCGACAGGGATGGCGGTTTCTTCTACGAGCGCTGGGGTGATGCCCCTGTGCACTCGATTGCTGCCGCCCTCATGCTTCCCAAGGACCAGATTCACTTCTTCAACGACATTGCCTACTACCACGTGCCCTTCACCCACTGCCCAACGGGTGAGAAGCTCCGCACGGACCTCAAGTGCCACTGCGACCCCAAGAACAACTTTGACTGGAAGGGGTATTCTT GCACATCAAGATACTTTGAGGTCAACGGTCTAGAGAAGCCCGAGGGCTGGCAAGACCAGACTGACTAA
- a CDS encoding hypothetical protein (EggNog:ENOG503P2WN; COG:J; BUSCO:EOG092653KS), producing the protein MGSPRQARKTIVDPILFHRPACQFATRTRTTTAISSVSPAIHTPSSLTMASFLKNLVFRPSLLPVASPIRTFSTTPSQSATLNQVLRGCRKPQKARHPVSPALSAIHAAQLKGVCVKVGITKPKKPNSGERKTARVRLSTGKVITAYIPGEGHNIQQHSVVLVRGGRAQDCPGVRYRLVRGALDLGGVGSRVSSRSKFGTKKPKKATV; encoded by the exons ATGGGCAGCCCGCGCCAAGCCAGGAAAACAATTGTGGATCCCATACTTTTCCATCGCCCGGCCTGCCAATTcgcgacgaggacgaggacgacgacggcgataTCTTCAGTCTCGCCCGCCATTCACACACCCAGCTCTCTCACCATGGCATCCTTTCTCAAAAACCTGGTCTTCAGACCATCACTCCTCCCTGTCGCCTCCCCCATCAGAACcttctcaaccaccccctcccaatccgCAACCCTCAACCAAGTCCTCCGA gGATGCCGAAAACCCCAAAAAGCCCGCCACCCCGTCTCCCCCGCCCTTTCAGCAATCCACGCAGCCCAGCTCAAAGGCGTCTGCGTAAAAGTCGGCATCACCAAGCCCAAAAAGCCCAACTCTGGCGAGCGCAAGACTGCTCGTGTGAGACTCTCCACCGGCAAGGTCATCACCGCCTACATCCCCGGCGAAGGCCACAACATCCAGCAGCACTCCGTGGTTTTGGTCCGCGGCGGCAGAGCCCAGGATTGTCCCGGTGTGCGGTACAGACTGGTGCGCGGAGCGCTCGATCTAGGCGGTGTGGGCAGCAGGGTGAGCAGCAGGAGTAAGTTTGGGACGAAGAAGCCTAAGAAGGCGACGGTTTAA
- a CDS encoding hypothetical protein (COG:E; EggNog:ENOG503NWK6) — MRLFVRALRPAVRRSLAVSAPRIASGRTAALPAVQIAARPLSTTAPRRDPSLADVAPTPITHFSETEVAMAEAVQKFANDVILPKVRDMDEAEEMDPTIVEQLFEQGIMGVEIPEEYGGAGMNFTAAIVGIEELARVDPSVSVMVDVHNTLVNTAVIRWGSETLKKKYLPKLATNTVGSFCLSEPVSGSDAFALATKATPTENGYKINGSKMWITNSMEAEFFIVFANLKPEQGYKGISAFIVDKGMKGFSIAKKEKKLGIKASSTCVLNFDDVEVPKENLLGQEGQGYKYAIQILNEGRIGIGAQMTGLALGAWENAVKYVWNDRKQFGKLVGEFQGMQHQIAQSYTEIAAARALVYNAARKKEAGEDFVMDAAMAKLYASQVAGRVSGLAVEWMGGMGFVREGLAEKFFRDSKIGAIYEGTSNIQLNTIAKMLQKEYTA; from the exons ATGAGGCTCTTCGTGAGAGCATTGCGCCCTGCTGTGCGTAGAAGTCTGGCTGTTTCTGCTCCTAGGATAGCCAGCGGGAGAACGGCTGCTCTTCCTGCTGTTCAGAT CGCTGCCCGTCCTCTTTCTACCACTGCTCCTCGCCGCGATCCCAGCCTTGCCGATGTCGCCCCAACACCCATCACCCACTTCTCCGAGACCGAGGTCGCCATGGCCGAGGCGGTCCAAAAGTTCGCCAACGACGTCATCCTGCCCAAGGTTCGCGACAtggacgaggccgaggagatggACCCCACCATCGTCGAGCAGCTCTTTGAGCAGGGTATCATGGGTGTTGAGATTCCCGAGGAGTACGGCGGTGCCGGCATGAACTTCACCGCTGCGATTGTTGGTATTGAGGAATTGGCCCGTGTCGACCCATCGGTATCTGTCATGGTGGACGTCCACAACACCCTCGTCAACACTGCTGTGATCAGGTGGGGTAGCGAAaccctcaagaagaagtacCTCCCCAAGCTGGCCACCAACACCGTTGGCTCCTTCTGCTTGTCCGAGCCGGTTAGCGGTTCTGACGCTTTCGCCCTGGCCACCAAGGCTACCCCTACCGAGAATGGGTACAAGATCAACGGCAGCAAGATGTGGATCACCAACAGCATGGAGGCTGAATTTTTCATTGTTTtcgccaacctcaagccTGAGCAGGGATACAAGGGTATCTCCGCCTTCATCGTTGACAAGGGCATGAAGGGCTTCAGCatcgccaagaaggagaagaagctcggcATCAAGGCCAGCAGCACCTGCGTTCTCAACTTTGACGACGTTGAGGTCCCCAAGGAGAACCTCCTCGGTCAGGAGGGCCAGGGTTACAAGTACGCCATCCAGATCCTGAACGAGGGCCGTATCGGTATTGGTGCTCAGATGACCGGTCTTGCTCTCGGTGCGTGGGAGAATGCTGTCAAGTATGTGTGGAACGACCGCAAGCAGTTTGGAAAGTTGGTTGGCGAGTTCCAGGGTATGCAGCACCAGATTGCGCAGTCTTACACGGAGATCGCGGCGGCGCGCGCGTTGGTGTACAATGCTGCTcgcaagaaggaggccggcgaggattTCGTCATGGACGCTGCCATGGCCAAGCTTTACGCCTCCCAGGTCGCTGGCCGTGTGAGcgggttggcggtggagtgGATGGGTGGTATGGGCTTCGTCCGTGAGGGTCTGGCTGAGAAGTTCTTCCGTGACAGCAAGATTGGCGCCATCTATGAGGGCACGAGCAACATTCA GCTCAACACCATTGCGAAGATGTTGCAAAAGGAGTATACCGCTTag